The Acomys russatus chromosome 18, mAcoRus1.1, whole genome shotgun sequence genome includes a region encoding these proteins:
- the Kctd9 gene encoding BTB/POZ domain-containing protein KCTD9, translating to MRRVTLFLNGSPRNGKVVAVYGTLSDLLSVASSKLGIKATSVYNGKGGLIDDIALIRDDDVLFVCEGEPFIDPQTDSKPPGGLLGPHTDWLTLNVGGRYFTTTRSTLVNKEPDSMLAHMFKDKGVWGNKQDHRGAFLIDRSPEYFEPILNYLRHGQLIVNDGINLLGVLEEARFFGIDSLIEHLEVAIKNSQPPEDHSPISRKEFVRFLLATPTKSELRCQGLNFSGADLSRLDLRYINFKMANLSRCNLAHANLCCANLERADLSGSVLDCANLQGVKMLCSNAEGASLRLCNFEDPSGLKANLEGANLKGVDMEGSQMTGINLRVATLKNAKLKNCNLRGATLAGTDLENCDLSGCDLQEANLRGSNVKGAIFEEMLTPLHMSQSVR from the exons ATGCGGCGGGTCACGTTGTTTTTGAACGGCAGCCCGAGGAACGGCAAG GTTGTTGCTGTATATGGAACTTTGTCTGATTTGCTTTCAGTGGCCAGCAGTAAACTCGGCATAAAAGCCACCAGTGTATATAATGGAAAAGGTGGACTGATTGATGATATTGCTTTGATCAG GGATGATGATGTGTTGTTTGTATGTGAAGGAGAACCATTTATTG ATCCTCAGACAGATTCTAAACCACCTGGGGGATTACTAGGACCGCACACAGACTGGCTGACATTAAATGTTGGGGGACGATACTTTACAACAACAag GAGCACTTTAGTGAATAAAGAGCCCGACAGTATGCTGGCACACATGTTCAAGGACAAAG GTGTGTGGGGAAATAAGCAAGATCATAGAGGAGCTTTCTTGATTGACCGAAGTCCTGAGTACTTTGAGCCCATTTTGAACTACTTACGTCATGGACAGCTCATTGTAAATGATGGCATTAACTTATTGG GTGTGCTAGAAGAAGCCAGGTTTTTTGGTATTGACTCCCTGATTGAACACCTAGAAGTGGCCATAAAG aattcCCAACCACCAGAGGATCATTCACCGATATCACGAAAGGAATTTGTCCGATTTCTGCTGGCCACTCCAACCAAGTCAGAGCTGCGCTGCCAG GGTTTAAACTTCAGTGGTGCTGATCTTTCCCGTTTGGACCTTCGATACATTAACTTCAAAATGGCCAATTTAAGCCGCTGCAACCTCGCACATGCAAATCTCTGCTGTGCTAATCTTGAACGAGCTGATCTTTCTGGATCAGTGCTCGAC TGTGCAAATCTCCAGGGAGTCAAGATGCTCTGTTCAAATGCAGAAGGTGCATCCCTGAGGCTCTGTAATTTTGAGGATCCTTCCGGTCTTAAAGCCAACTTGGAGG GTGCTAATCTGAAAGGCGTGGATATGGAAGGAAGTCAGATGACAGGAATTAACCTCAGAGTTGCCACCTTAAAAAATGCAAAACTGAAGAACTGTAATCTCAGAGGAGCAACTCTGGCAGGAACTGACTTAGAG AACTGTGATTTATCCGGGTGTGACCTCCAGGAAGCCAACCTGAGAGGTTCCAACGTAAAGGGTGCCATATTTGAAGAGATGCTGACACCATTACATATGTCCCAGAGTGTCAGATGA